The nucleotide sequence AAATAATGTTCAAGGAGCTTGTGACATGGGCGGGTTACCCAATGTTTATCCGGGGTATCAGGCTGTCAATGTTCCAGCCAATAGAGAAAAATTCGAAAAAGCCTGGGGCGTAAGCCTATCTCCCAACGTCGGGCTTACGCTGGTTGAAATGACCAACGCTATTTTGGAAGGAAAATTGAAAGCCCTGGTTATAATGGCAGAAAATCCCATGGTAAGCGATCCCAATACACACCATGTGGAAGAAGCTCTAAAAAAAGTAGAACTTCTTGCCGTGATAGATATTTTCCCAACCCCCACCACAGAGCTTGCTCATGTAGTTCTCCCAGGGGTTTCCTTCGCTGAAAAGAACGGCACTTTTACCAATTCAGAAAGGCGAGTCCAACGAGTTCGCAAAGCTGTTGAACCCGTTGGGGAAGGTAGATTCGAATGGGCTATATTCCAGGATCTGGCGAACCGGCTTGGCTATCCCATGAATTACACTTCATCAGAAGATGTGTTCAAAGAGCTGGCTTCTCTTACACCATCTTATGGAGGAATTTCTTATGAACGACTTGATAAAGAGCGAGACGGCTTGATGTGGCCATGCCCAACTCCGGATCATCCAGGAACACCGATTCTTCATCGAGGACAATTTGCTCGAGGGAAAGGGCTCTTCCACGCCGTCGAACACAAGGGGCCTGCAGAAGAAATCGACGAAGAATACCCATTCTGGCTTACAACTGGGAGAATTTATGTCCACTATCACACCGGTACCATGACTCGTCGATCCTTTCATCTAGTTCGAGAAATTGACGAGCCTTACATGGAAATTCATCCGGGAGACGCTGCTCGGTTGGGTATTTCTAATGGGGAAATGGTGAGATTAGAAAGTCGCCGTGGAGCTATAGAAACTCGAGCCATTATTACCAACTCGGTAAAACAAGGTCTTATCTTCATGCCTTTCCATTTCGCCGAGGCGACAGCAAACAGGCTTACAAATGCGGCTTTAGATCCTGTAGCTAAGATTCCAGAATTAAAAGTATGTGCAGTGCGAGTGGTAAAGATTGAAACTCAAGAAGGGGAAGTTGTAGAAGCAACGGCTTAGCTTACTTACCACAAAAACCAGAGGCATCCATTCTGCGGGTGCCTCTACCAATTTATAAGTTCTTGCCCGATACATAAAAAATCAGCCAACAGGTTTGAAAAATTGCAATTAGATCCGCTAGTTTTTCTTGAGAGCCTCTTTTATTGCTTTTCTAGCAAGTTCGTCACAGCGAGTGTTTTCAGGATGGTTACTGTGTCCGGGAATCCAGTGCCATTCAATATGGTGAGGACGAATGAGTTCGAGAAGGGACTGCCATAAATCCTTGTTTTTTACAGGTGTGCCTGATGATGTTTTCCAGCCTTTTTTTTGCCAGTTATAAATCCAGGAAGTTATACCATCTTTGAGATAGCGAGAATCTGTGTATATGGCTACTCGACTTGACTTCTTGAGTCGCTTCAGAGCTTCAATAACCGATGTTAGTTCCATTCTGTTATTGGTGGTTTCTGGATCGAATCCCCACAGTTCTTCAATCTTGTCCCCATATTTGATAATGGCTGCCCACCCACCGGGACCTGGATTACCACTGCAGGCTCCATCAGTATAGATTTCTACTTCGGGCAACCGTCTTTCCACGACTCTCACCAATCCATAGATGAGAAAAGAAACTGCTGAATAATGCGACGACCACACCTGGAAACAGAATATTTTTTCTTTATATACTCCAGAGAAACCTCGGCTCTTCCCATTGCCGCATGACCACCGGCAGATCCAGCGTTGCCAAAGGCTTTCTTCAAAAATTCCCCTATATGCCTCTTGCCATCACTTCTACCGACAATAACAAGAGTACTATCAACTATTCCAGCCACGATGCTGAAGGAAATCTCATGAAGCTTCAAAAAAAATTCGGAAAGAATTACCAGAATATCATGGGAGGGCACCTCATCAAGACACACCAAGACTCGGTGCTTAGAAATTGTGTAATATTTGAAAGCGTCATCGAAATATTTTAAATCTTCAATTGAGAGGTCAGAAATTTCAATTTTATTAAGGATATACCGATTAACAAAAGGATACAAAAAAAGAAAGGCCCGAATATCCTCTTCAAGGGTCTGCCGCTCGAAATTCCTGGTATCCGTCTTGATACCGTAAGCAAGAGCTGTGGCAAGGGACGTGGATGGCTTTATACCGTTGGTTTTCAAATACTCCGTAAGAATAGTCGATGTAGATCCATAGGAAGGTCGTATGTCCACAAAAGGTTTTCTGTCAAGACTACATTCAGAGGGCACACACGGATAGAAGACATCTGGTAAAGGGTGATGATCAATAATGACGTCATAGAAAAAAGACTTAAAAACATCAGAATGGTGAGGCTGTCCATCTACAAGGACGAACTTTGAATAATCATCTTTTGAGATAGAGGATATTTCCTGGAGTGGAATTTTCAGGAGTTTAACCATCGCTATGTTGTTCCAGCGTTTTATCGGCTTTATGTTGGCGATAGCTGTATGAGCAACACGGCGCCACAAAAGCCTTTTTACAGCTAAAGCCGATGCTATTGCGTCTGGATCTGGATCAATGGTTATAAGGACTCGATCATCAGGCTGGAAATGCTGATAAAAGCGGCGAAGACACTCTTTTTTGCTTAACATTCCGACATGCTTTCTTTAGAACTGGAGCGGGAAACGGGATTTGAACCCGCGACTTCAACCTTGGCAAGGTTGCACTCTACCGCTGAGTTATTCCCGCTCCCTAATGTCGCTAATTTATTAGCTCACTGTTTTACAGAAGTCAAGACTTTTGTGAGAGGGTGTTCGGAAAAGATCGTGCCGATAACCATAGCGGTTGCTCTATCGTATAGACATGACATGCCATACCCCTACTCATAAGGCACTACTCCAATGATCTTGTTCCAACATCCCTAAAACGTAGGGAATTAAAAAGATCTCAAACTTTTAAGAGATAATTTCCTAATAGCATCAGGTTTTTATTTGCACCAAATAAAAATGCTAACCGGCGGGGCTAAACCGGTTAGCGAGACGAGGAGGAAAGAGTTTCGTTCCTTCTTCTGCATAACTATTGGAGCAAGATCTATGCCATTGTCTCGCTCTCTAGCGAAAATTAGAAAGATCTTGCTCTCGAATTGAAAAAACCATGCGCTACAGACAGAATCACGACATAATCACGATTTATTGCGACTTATTGTGACGTGATTAGGCTTTAACTGTGTAAACAATTCGTCCACTTCCTTTAATAAGCTCACCTCCTCCAAAATACCGCTCATTGAGTTTTACCGAATCAAGATCTTCCTCCACGCGCCATCCTATCGATTCCATGGCTTTTCCAAAAACTTCAGGATCTAAGTTACTTCGAATTGGTTCCCCGATTTGTTCAAGGCGAGCTTTAAAAAAAGCATAAGCCGGTGACGAAGCATGCTTAGAGGAAATATAGTCAAAAACAATACCCACTACACCAGGTAAAGACACAACAGTTTGAAGGACTTTCATGATCGAATCTTCGGAAAGATACATCGTGACTCCAAGCCACGAAAAAAAAGAAGGTAGCGAAGGATCAAACTCAAAATTTAAAAGAACTTCTCCAAGATCTTGAGATTCAAAATCCATTGGAACAAAGGTTAGATTGGATGGTATCTGGATTGAGGAGTCTTGTAGTCGCTGGAGCTTAAAAACTTGAGTCTCGGGATGATCAACTTCAAAAACTTTTAGGAAGCTCCAGGGATTACGATAGGCAAAAGTATCCAAACCAGCCCCAAGAATTACATACTGTCTAACACCTTTTGCAATGGCATCCTTCAGTTTATCTTCGGCATAGCGGCTTCTTACAGCGACAAAAGATCTGAGAATAGCTGGAAGTCCTTGAGAAGCTGACCATCGAACATCTTGTTTCAAAAATGTTTTTTCATCAGGATAAAGAATCCGTATAGATATTGGGTCTCTAAATATTATGATTTCGTCAAATAACTGGTGAGCTGCCCGATAGAGTGCTGCACGTAAAGCGGTAAAACTTTCGCCTTTTTCTTTCATTGTTTTACTCCTTATCTTGACAATTACTGGCCCATCATATATTGCCATTTATGCATACAAACTTAGTGAACAAAAATAGAAAAGTGAGGAGGAATCTCTCATGGAGAAAAAACTTTCGTTACTGGATCGTTTTCTTACCCTCTGGATTTTCCTCGCCATGATTGCTGGTATCGCCATCGGTTACTTCGCTCCTATGGTGACTCAGTTTATAGCAGAGCTACAGTGGGGTACCACTTCTATACCAATAGCTATTGGGCTCATACTTATGATGTATCCACCGCTTGCAAAAGTAAAATACGAAAAAATGGGGCGAGTATTTCAAAACAAAAAACTTCTGGCGATCTCACTCATACAAAACTGGATCGTTGGGCCCATCGTAATGTTCCTCCTCGCCGTGTTATTATTAAAAAACTATCCCGAATACATGATTGGGGTTATTCTCGTAGGACTTGCCAGATGTATTGCTATGGTAATTGTGTGGAATGAGCTTGCCGAGGGAGATCGAGAGCTTGCCGTGGGTTTGGTAGCTTTTAATGCAGTCTTCCAGGTTTTGTTTTATGCAGTCTATATTTATATCTTCATTACTCTTGGGCTTAACTGGCTTGGCTTGATTAAAGGACTTCAGGTTTCCATATCCATTGCCGAAGCGGCCAAAACCGTTTTTATTTACCTTGGTATACCCTTCATAGCAGGCGTAATAACTCGCTTCACGCTTATTAAGGCGAAAGGTTACGACTGGTATGATAATGCCTTCATCCCCAAGATCAGCCCTATAACTCTAATTGCTTTGCTCTTTACCATCATAGTCATGTTTTCTCTCAAAGGTGAATACATCATAAGGTTACCTTTTGATGTAATCCGAGTTGCCATACCTCTCACCATTTACTTTTTCTTCATGTGGTTCATTACCTTCTTCATAACTTACAAAATGAGGGCAAATTATGGGCAGGTTACAGCTATGTCTTTTACGGCTGCAAGTAACGACTTTGAACTTGCGATTGCTGTGGCTGTAGCAATTTTTGGGATTGGATCGAATCAAGCTTTTGCAACGGTAATCGGTCCTCTGCTTGAAGTGCCTGTTCTCATAAGCCTCGTTAATGTTGCTATGTGGCTTCGCCGCAAATTCTTCCCTTACGCCGTCGAAACTCCTGATGGAATATGCTATTTAAGTTGCAAATAGGGGGGACAGAAAAATCCCTTAGTCTGAAAAAGTTTGGCGCGCCTGGGAGGATTCGAACCCCCGACCCGCGGATTAGAAGTCCGCTGCTCTGTCCACCTGAGCTACAGGCGCGCATCAAAGAATCCAAATTTTTGCCAAAGTTTATGAAAAATCTGCGATAAAGTCAAGCAATTCATACCGGCCGATGCTATCATGCAGTTATCATTCATACGAATAGCTAAGCCATCACACATCGAACATAGTGGTAAGGAGATATTTCCCTTAAGCTAGGGACATTTTCTCTGCAAATCTTTTGCCGCACAGGACAGCGCGGTTCAAATGGGCAACCAGCAATATTTTGATTCTCGGAAGATGGACGCAGAAATTCCGCTGGATCATACCGAAAATTTTCCCTAAAAGCTGGATGACTCACAGGAATAGAACGTAATAGAAGTTGCGTGTAAGGGTGGATGGGATGTGAAAAAAGTTCTTCTTTTGGGGCTTCTTCTACCACATATCCCATATACATAACCACTATTCTGTCCGCAAGGTGTCGCACAACTGAAAGATCATGACTTATAAAAAGATAAGTTAAGTTGTAGCGCTCCTGAAGGTCCAGAAGCAGGTTGATAATTTGAGCCTGGATTGAAACATCCAGAGCCGAAAGAGGTTCATCACAAATTAGAAATTCCGGCCTAAGAATGATTGCTCGAGCAATACAGACTCTTTGACGCTGTCCCCCACTTAGCTCGTGAGGATAAAGTTTAAGTTGATCGTAACTAAGCCCCACTACTTCAGCCATTGCTCTAACTTGCTCTCGCCTTTCTCTACGAGATCCCAGATTATGGATTACAAGCCCTTCCTCGATGGCGGTCCCCACGGGTTGTCGAGGATTAAGAGAAGCGGAAGGATCTTGGAAGATTATCTGGACTCTCTTCCGAAAAGCCTTCAAAGCTTTACCTGATAGTCTGGAAATATCTTCGTCCCGAAACAAGGCTCTACCACTTGTTGGATGTTCAAGAGCCACCAATAGGCGTCCCAGAGTCGACTTCCCACAGCCGCTTTCTCCTACAACTCCGCAGATTTCTCCCATCTTTATCCGAAGATTTACATCGCTTACAGCCTGAATAACTGCCTTTTTTCGAGAAAAAATGCCCTTCGAAAATTCATACAATTTCGAGAGACCTTCTGTAGTAATGACAATATCAGACATCATGAATTTTTCCTCTTTTACTATCCTGCGGACATATTTTCTTTAAGATAAAGCCAGCACTTAACAGAACGGCTTCCACTACGGAAAAAGGGAGGGTCTTCGGATCGACAAAGAGATAACGCTCTCGAGCAGCGAGAATGGAAAGCACACCCGGAAGGGAGGTCCAAAAGATTTGGAACAGATCCGGGAATAGCTTTTAAATTTTTCGTTTCGCTAGCAGATATTCCCGGAATGGAATTCATGAGAGCTTGAGTGTAAGGATGTAAAGGGGAATTAAACAACTCATTTACTGAGGCATACTCAATAACTTTCCCTGCATACATAACTGCCACATCGTCTGCGATTTCTGCAACTACTCGAAAGTCGTGAGTTATAAAGAGAATAGCCAGATTATTTTTCTCTTGCATATCCTTAAGAAGTCGAAGGATGTGAGCCTGGACGGTAACATCAAGAGCCGTTGTAGGTTCATCAGCTATAAGCATTCTTGGTTGGCAAGATACAGCCATAGCAATAAGGACACGCTGCCGCATACCACCACTAAGCTGATGAGGGTAGCTTTCGTAAACTCTTTGGGGAGAGGAAATGCCCACCTGTGAAAGCAGATCAATTACGCATTCTTTCGCCTGAGTCTTGCCAATCTTACCATGACGGATGATACCCTCTGATATTTGATCTCCTATCTTAAAAACAGGATTTAGAGCCGACATAGGATCTTGAAAAACGACGCCTATTTTGTTGCCACGAAAATCTCTCAATTGTTCCTCTGGCAAGGCAAGAAGATTCACCCCGCAAAACCAAGCTTCCCCATCTATGATCTTTCCCGGAGGAATGGGTATTAGACGAACCAAAGAAAGAGCCGTAACACTTTTGCCGCAACCGGATTCACCAACGAGAGCCAGAATTTTTTTTGGCGGAAGAGAAAAATCTACTCCATCTACGGCTTTAATAATCCCAATTTCTGAGAAAAAGTAAGTTTTGAGATTTCTAACCTCTATAACCAACTGCTGTCCTTTCATCTTTATAAATTCAGATTTGAGCTTAAATTAGCTTTTCTCCGTTGCCATATTCAAAAAAATTATTCTAGAATTTTTTAGATTTGCCTGAAAGGATTTTTGTCTGGTCTTTGTCGGGTATTTTCTAAAGAAGGGCTAATTAAACAAAAACCTACGAGACTTTTCAAAAAGTCTCTCTCATTTTGGACATACAGGAGAATAGTCAAATGCACTCCTACGATATGGGTACCTACATACAGATGGCCACACATCAACAACTTCATTTATTTTAAAGCACCATCAAAAACTTATTGACAGACTAAGTTATTGCAAGATATAAAAAAGCGATTTTTAGAGTGGGTCTCCAGGCAAAAGTTAAATTTTGGAAGGAGGTGAAAGGGGCAAAAATCAAGGCATTTTGAATGCTTGAAAGTGCGTAAATGGTTTCGCAAGAAGCGAAAGGGCTGAACGGTAAAGAGAGGAGGAAAGGGCTATGAGAAAGTATTTAATTAGTTTTGTAGCTATTCTGGCAGTTTTAGCGTTGGTAGCGCCCAGTTTTGCCGTTGAGTTTAAGTATGGCGGTATGTATCGCTGGCGTATCCAGGACAAAGACAACATGATGGATGCTAATAGCGATGTAGATGACACGGCATGGTGGATCGATCAGAGAATCCGTATGTATTTTGACTTCATCGGAAGTGAAAACCTTAAACTTGTAACCAAATGGGAAGCTGATACTCAATGGGGATTTGAACGTGCTTATAGTGGGATGGCTGGTCGTCACGGCGGTGGTGATATTGGAGCAGACGCTGTAAACCTCGAAATGAAAAATGTTTACATCGATTTTGCGATTCCTAACACTCCAGTTAGAACCCAGATGGGTGTGCAGGGATTATCTCTTTTGAGCGGCTGGATTATTGAAGATGATTTTTCGGCGGCTGTTTTCAATGCATCTCTAGATCCCGTTAAGGTTCGTTTCGGTTACATTGCAGCTCTTAATCAGGACGTTATTAATGACTTCAACGACATGGATGATTTCTTCCTGGAATTGAAGTATGCTGAAGGCCCATTGAGCCTGGCGGGTGTGCTATTTTATCAGAACGCACACGATACTGATTTTGGTTATCCTAACTATATTGGTTACGCTGGCAATCAATCCATTTCTGGAACCCCTGTTGTTAACAAGAAAAACAACGAGCTTATAGACCTTGGTTTTTCAGTTAGCTACAAAATGGATTGGCTTGCTGCTTACCTCAATTTCGTTAAAAACTTTGGTGGTTACGACATAGCAGGAACTAATAATGATGAAGACTACGAAGGCTGGTTAGTAGAAGGAAATATTGATTACTTCATGGCTCCATTCACTTTGAGCCTGGGCGGTTTCGTAGCAAGTGATAAGTTTGCTTATCCTGCTGGTCGCTCCCATTATTGGTCTGAAATTGCTGGTATCGGAACGCTCGATGACAATGTTGGTGGTGCAAGACAGCCTTACTGGAGTGAAGGTTCTTCTTATCAGATGGGTGGTGGCGTTGCAAATCGCGGCAACTACGATATGGGTGATGCTCCCAGGAACCTCTGGACCATCAAAGTTGGCGCTGCCTGGCAGGCACTTGACACCACAAAAGTTACTCTAAACTACTACTATCTTGGAACATACAAGAAGGTTGTCGCCAATGAAAGAGGCGAAAGAGATGACTCTCTGGGACATGAACTCAACCTCTACATCGACCAAAAGGTTGTTGATGGTCTCGAATTGAGACTTGTTGGTGCTTATCTTATTGCTGATGATGCTCTTACAAGATCTTCTGACGATGACAATATCTATGAAATTGGTGCTCAGCTTCTCTGGAAGTTCTAGATTGATTTAATCTAATAAAGAAGTTCTCGGGGAAATTCGTAATTCCGCGAATTTCCCCTTTTTATTTTTAAAATGTTCTGATATGTCAAAAACACAGGGTTTTTCAAACATCATCTAACAATCTACTCAAAGGAGGAAGCAGTAAGAAAATCTTCGTGAGAATCTTTGATCATACTTCTATATGCATAACTTTATGTGTTTAACCAACTTGGACCCAGCATATAGTCCCCCTTTGAATTAGGATAAATTTTTCCAACAACCCACAGTTTTGCTGAATAACATCATTGGTAGTGGCTAAGAATGCGGCATTACTAAAGAGATAAGGACTTTTTCAAATACCTTTTTCAATTTCTTGACTTAATGTGAAAATTTTTATAAAGCCAGTAAGGGTTGGGGAAGGAGAAGGGGAAATCTTATATCTTTTTTAATAGAACATACCTTTGCCTTTTACCATTTCCCCACAATACATCAAACTAACTCTTTACTTTGTCACAATCAAACCAAGAGGGAGGGAACTATGCCACCTAGGATCATCACAAAAACCGCTTCCGCTTATGATTTTCCGCTTATTATCAAACACATTTTAAACACGCCAAAGCGTATAGCAAAAGACACGGAAATTGTCTACAGGGATCTTAAACGAATGACCTATGTCGAGCTCTTTGAAAGAATTGGACGTCTCGCTAATGTGTTATCTTCTCTTGGAGTCAAACCTGGAACGGTCATCGGCGTAATGGATTGGGACTCGCATAGATATCTGGAATGCTACTTTGCAATCCCCATGATGGGAGCAGTGCTTCACACAGTGAATATCAGGTTATCTCCTGATCAGATTCTCTACACTATAAACCACGCAGAAGACGAAGTCCTTCTTGTCCATTCGGACTTCCTTCCCATAGTTGAAAAAATAAAGCCGCAACTCCAGACTGTAAAACATATCGTACTGCTTCAGGATATTCCTCAACCGGTTCAGACATCTCTTGAACTTGCGGGTGAATACGAAGATCTTCTTTCCAAGGCATCACCCAACTATGATTTTGAAGACCTTCCCGAAAACACAATGGCAACCCTATTCTATACCACCGGAACGACGGGTCTTCCGAAGGGCGTATATTTCAGCCATCGTCAACTTGTGCTTCACACTCTTGGAGCTTCCGCTCAGGCTATCCTAAAGCCCGGTGGAGATGCCTTCCATAGAAAAGACGTTTACATGCCAATAACTCCTATGTTTCATGTTCACGCCTGGGGACTTCCTTATGTTGCGACAATGATGGGATGTAAACAGGTTTATCCTGGTAGATACGAACCTGAAATGCTTCTTAAGCTTATAGAAAAAGAAAAAGTTACTTTTAGTCACTGCGTGCCAACTATATTACACATGCTTCTTTCTCATCCAGCGTCTAAAAATGTTGATCTAAGCCAGTGGAAAGTTATCATCGGAGGTTCTGCTTTACCGGAAGCGTTGTGTAAAGCAGCTATGGAGCGTGGTATAGATGTGATAACAGGATACGGCATGTCCGAAACCTGCCCTGTGCTGACTCTTGCATACCTTCAGCCCCACATGCTCAATTGGGGTGTAGATGAACAGGTAAAAATCCGAACAAAAACCGGTATGACAATACCTCTTGTAGATATTCAGATCATCGACCCTGAAGGCAAACCACTTCCCAACGATGGCAAATCAACTGGTGAAGTGGTGGTTCGATGCCCGTGGTTGACTCAAGGATATTTCAAAGATCCACAAAAAAGTGAAGAATTATGGACCGGAGGATGGCTCCACACGGGAGACGTTGGATATATCGACCCACAGGGTTATCTTAAAATAACCGATCGCATAAAAGATGTTATAAAAACAGGCGGGGAATGGATTTCATCTCTAGACCTTGAAAATATCATCCTGAAACACGAAGCCGTAAGCGAAGCTGCAGCCATTGGAGTTCCCCATGAAAAATGGGGTGAACGTCCCGTGGTGCTAGTGGTCTTAAAACCTGAATATGCAGGAAAAGTAACAGAAGAAGACCTCAAGAAAGTATATATGGAAGCAGTTGAAAAAGGCTCAATATCCAAATGGGGAATACCTGACAGGATTCTTTTCGTGGATGCTATACCCAAGACCAGCGTAGGAAAACTGGATAAAAAGGTTATGCGTCAGCATGTCCAAGAAATGATTAAATAAAAAGCTTATATCTTCCCCATCCTCGCCGTTCTTAAGGTGAGGATGGGAATTTTTTAAGGCTTTCTTCGTATAGCTTCATAAACTTCCAGATAGGACCTAGCAGATCTATCCCATGAATAATCCTTTTTCATACCGTTAATCTGGATCTTTCTCCATAGAGTCTTATTCTCATAAAGCTTTAATGCATCCTTTAACACTTCCCAGAAAGATTCAACTCCGTAAGCGTAAAACTTAAACCCCGTTCCGCCTTCCGGGTGAAGCAACACATCATCTACAGTATCGTCAAGTCCACCTGTAGCATGGACTACCGGCACGGTTCCGTAGCGAAGACTATACATCTGGTTTAATCCGCAGGGTTCAAATCGAGAAGGCATAAGGAAGATATCGGCTCCAGCTTCGATCTTATGAGAAAGAGGCTCATCAAAGTCAAACACAGCAGCGCATCTGGTGGGATATTCCTGTTTCAGGCGAATAAAAAGTTCCATAAGCTCTCGTTCACCTTTGCCGAGGATAACCAGAGCTCCATTATGCTTAAAAAGAAGAGGAGCAATTTCGTAAATTAGATCGTAACCTTTCTGGCGAGTAAGTCTGCCAATGGTGGCGCAGAGAGGGACATCCATCAAATCGAGCGGAAGTCCAAGAGTTTGCAAAAGATCTTTCTTACAGGCTCTTTTGCCTTCAAGATTGTCAATACTGTAGTGAGCAACAACAAAGGGGTCGGTTGCAGGGTTCCATAGATCTGAATCTATACCGTTAAGAATTCCCACAAGTCGATCACGCCGATTTCTAAGCACCCCGTCGAGTCCGTAACCGTGTTCTGCGGTTTGAATCTGTTCTGCATATCGAGGACTTACCGTTGTCACAAAATCACTGTAAACAATTCCCGACTTGAGAAAATTGCACTGTCCCCAATATTCCATACCTTCCATTGTAAAAACATGGTGAGGAAGGTGAGTAAGAGAAAAGAAAGTTCCAGGAAATATGCCCTGAAAAGCTAGGTTGTGAATCGTAAGAATACATGATGTCGTGGCAAATCGAGGGTCGGAACGCCAGTGATGAACTAAATAGGGTGCTACGAGAGATGCTTGCCAGTCGTGTATATGAAAGATATCAGGAAACCAATCGGTATGAACACAAAGGGCATAAACAGCTCTACAGAACAAAATAAAGCGTTCAGCGTTATCTTCATAATCACCACGTTGAGGATCGGGATTTCCGTAAAGGTAAGATCGATCGAAGAATTCATCCTTTTCCAGAAAATAGACTTCAA is from Thermodesulforhabdaceae bacterium and encodes:
- a CDS encoding fatty acid--CoA ligase, coding for MPPRIITKTASAYDFPLIIKHILNTPKRIAKDTEIVYRDLKRMTYVELFERIGRLANVLSSLGVKPGTVIGVMDWDSHRYLECYFAIPMMGAVLHTVNIRLSPDQILYTINHAEDEVLLVHSDFLPIVEKIKPQLQTVKHIVLLQDIPQPVQTSLELAGEYEDLLSKASPNYDFEDLPENTMATLFYTTGTTGLPKGVYFSHRQLVLHTLGASAQAILKPGGDAFHRKDVYMPITPMFHVHAWGLPYVATMMGCKQVYPGRYEPEMLLKLIEKEKVTFSHCVPTILHMLLSHPASKNVDLSQWKVIIGGSALPEALCKAAMERGIDVITGYGMSETCPVLTLAYLQPHMLNWGVDEQVKIRTKTGMTIPLVDIQIIDPEGKPLPNDGKSTGEVVVRCPWLTQGYFKDPQKSEELWTGGWLHTGDVGYIDPQGYLKITDRIKDVIKTGGEWISSLDLENIILKHEAVSEAAAIGVPHEKWGERPVVLVVLKPEYAGKVTEEDLKKVYMEAVEKGSISKWGIPDRILFVDAIPKTSVGKLDKKVMRQHVQEMIK
- the glgA gene encoding glycogen synthase GlgA, encoding MKRNPIKVLMCASEMLPFAKTGGLADVMGSLPKALRKLGCEVKVFMPLYREVKSQWFEQYRNVEMIADKIFIPVGIHHFTVYLWRTVIDPGIEVYFLEKDEFFDRSYLYGNPDPQRGDYEDNAERFILFCRAVYALCVHTDWFPDIFHIHDWQASLVAPYLVHHWRSDPRFATTSCILTIHNLAFQGIFPGTFFSLTHLPHHVFTMEGMEYWGQCNFLKSGIVYSDFVTTVSPRYAEQIQTAEHGYGLDGVLRNRRDRLVGILNGIDSDLWNPATDPFVVAHYSIDNLEGKRACKKDLLQTLGLPLDLMDVPLCATIGRLTRQKGYDLIYEIAPLLFKHNGALVILGKGERELMELFIRLKQEYPTRCAAVFDFDEPLSHKIEAGADIFLMPSRFEPCGLNQMYSLRYGTVPVVHATGGLDDTVDDVLLHPEGGTGFKFYAYGVESFWEVLKDALKLYENKTLWRKIQINGMKKDYSWDRSARSYLEVYEAIRRKP